The genomic window CTTAATCGTCGTAACTTTCTTAAAACCACCGCAGTCGCCGGTTCAGGTCTGTTGATTGCCCGCTTCAGTCACGCGCAGGAAATCGTGACCGAGGATGACGGAACAGCCGTAGCCATGGGCTACGCAGCTGATCACAGCACCGTCGACACCGCCAAGTGGACCAAGAAGGCCGGCCCCGACGGCGCCAAGCAGCAATGCACGACCTGCACGCTTTATCAAAAGATCGACGACGAGTATGGACTGTGCCCCATCTTCGCGGGCAAGCGCGTCCACGCCTCCGGTTGGTGTAACGGCTGGGTAGCCTGAAGTAAAAGCAGCGC from Congregibacter litoralis KT71 includes these protein-coding regions:
- a CDS encoding high-potential iron-sulfur protein encodes the protein MNKLNRRNFLKTTAVAGSGLLIARFSHAQEIVTEDDGTAVAMGYAADHSTVDTAKWTKKAGPDGAKQQCTTCTLYQKIDDEYGLCPIFAGKRVHASGWCNGWVA